In Microvenator marinus, one genomic interval encodes:
- the moaC gene encoding cyclic pyranopterin monophosphate synthase MoaC, which produces MKSQLTHLDEKGDAQMVDVSKKDMSARSAVARGFIQLSGEVVGLLKGPKGDALQVARLAAIMATKRTDELIPLCHTIGLDHAEIRFGLGPDVVGLEVTTRCRGATGVEMEALVGVQIGLATIFDMVKARCPEAVIFGVHVVQKIGGKTGHWTHPDPPGGSEGFEWL; this is translated from the coding sequence ATGAAATCACAACTCACTCATCTCGATGAAAAGGGCGACGCCCAAATGGTGGATGTTTCGAAAAAAGATATGTCCGCTAGGTCCGCAGTAGCTCGTGGTTTTATCCAACTTTCGGGCGAAGTTGTGGGCCTTCTTAAGGGACCCAAGGGCGATGCGCTACAGGTGGCGAGGCTTGCAGCGATTATGGCGACGAAGCGAACCGACGAGCTCATCCCTCTATGTCACACGATTGGGCTCGACCACGCAGAAATCCGTTTTGGTCTTGGGCCAGATGTCGTGGGCTTGGAAGTCACGACGCGGTGCCGTGGGGCCACAGGCGTGGAGATGGAGGCCTTGGTCGGCGTGCAAATCGGACTCGCCACAATTTTCGATATGGTCAAGGCGCGTTGCCCTGAAGCGGTGATTTTCGGTGTTCATGTCGTGCAGAAGATTGGAGGAAAGACCGGGCACTGGACTCACCCAGATCCCCCAGGGGGTTCCGAGGGCTTTGAATGGCTCTAG
- a CDS encoding PEGA domain-containing protein, protein MASMLKRRASQLVFGMCLMGAVGTLPADAQAQEQVDAKQILALIAEANAHFDAEEFGPALEKYKKAFELYPDPSLLYRMGLSAERTGNIFDAIDYLERFVDAVPDDKTAKQVAERLEDLRAKMPARFMLESDPAGATVYADSMQSEALGTTPLQVDVEPGSRVFFFEMEGFQNEVRNAEAKRGENPAITVTLKEARSLAVVDPNESVGASTESEGTNFAVWGWVTTGLGVATLATGGVFSFLSMQATDDVNSYDKRAPGATQAELNGLKDDANGYYDSSIYLYAAGGVLTAAGVTLLIIDALQDEPAGTSLFVSPNPEGASVGLQGTF, encoded by the coding sequence ATGGCAAGCATGTTGAAACGGCGCGCGTCTCAATTGGTTTTCGGAATGTGTTTGATGGGGGCAGTGGGTACTTTGCCCGCAGATGCACAGGCGCAAGAGCAAGTTGATGCGAAACAAATACTCGCCTTGATTGCCGAGGCCAATGCCCATTTCGACGCTGAAGAGTTTGGTCCTGCGCTTGAGAAGTACAAAAAAGCCTTTGAGCTTTATCCCGACCCCTCGCTCCTCTACAGAATGGGTTTGAGTGCTGAGCGCACTGGAAACATCTTTGATGCTATCGACTATCTCGAACGATTCGTGGACGCGGTGCCTGACGATAAGACGGCAAAGCAAGTTGCGGAGCGTCTGGAGGACCTGCGGGCAAAGATGCCGGCGAGGTTCATGTTGGAGAGTGATCCAGCTGGAGCCACTGTTTACGCCGATTCTATGCAGTCCGAGGCTTTGGGAACTACACCGCTACAAGTGGATGTTGAGCCTGGCTCGAGGGTGTTCTTCTTCGAGATGGAAGGCTTTCAGAACGAAGTGCGAAACGCTGAGGCGAAACGCGGCGAGAACCCTGCCATCACGGTGACATTAAAAGAGGCTCGCTCCCTGGCCGTTGTGGATCCCAACGAATCGGTGGGAGCTTCGACCGAAAGCGAGGGTACAAACTTCGCGGTTTGGGGATGGGTGACAACCGGTCTAGGCGTCGCGACTTTGGCAACTGGCGGGGTGTTTTCATTCCTCAGCATGCAGGCGACAGACGACGTGAACTCCTATGACAAGCGCGCACCGGGCGCCACTCAGGCCGAGTTGAATGGCTTGAAAGATGACGCCAACGGCTACTACGACTCTTCGATCTATCTCTATGCCGCGGGTGGCGTTTTGACTGCTGCAGGTGTTACCCTGCTCATCATCGATGCGCTTCAGGACGAGCCAGCGGGTACATCGTTGTTCGTTAGTCCGAACCCAGAAGGGGCCTCAGTTGGGCTTCAGGGTACCTTCTAG
- a CDS encoding universal stress protein, producing the protein MSETRIDSILLATDYSHRSTPAEELAVDLAVKYAAVLHVVSAIEPIVGVSPDDEELAEFEAFYAKLRQRAESELERRISDWTSKKVVVRQHIEIGPRWKVILDKAANERVDLLVLGRRPFDSSASLGSTSHRVFVGAQRPVLLVPGEES; encoded by the coding sequence ATGAGTGAGACACGAATAGATAGCATACTTCTGGCAACGGACTATTCGCATCGAAGTACACCCGCCGAAGAATTGGCCGTGGATTTGGCCGTGAAATATGCGGCTGTACTGCATGTGGTGAGTGCCATCGAGCCAATTGTTGGCGTGAGTCCTGACGACGAGGAATTGGCCGAGTTCGAGGCGTTCTACGCCAAATTACGTCAACGTGCAGAGAGCGAGCTAGAGCGTCGGATCAGCGATTGGACATCGAAGAAGGTCGTCGTGCGCCAACACATCGAGATCGGTCCGCGTTGGAAGGTGATTTTGGACAAGGCAGCCAACGAACGTGTGGATCTGCTTGTCCTTGGAAGAAGGCCCTTCGACTCAAGCGCATCTCTCGGGTCCACAAGTCACCGTGTATTTGTGGGCGCCCAACGTCCGGTGCTCCTGGTCCCGGGTGAGGAGTCGTGA
- a CDS encoding serine/threonine-protein kinase, whose product MPQFWDLRVQGMSHIDIAAGNQSGTNWSSVFGVVGGIFLVALCLVAAYFAFRWFNANRGGGASTSMDLGDRKKIRNHIESGNYEAAGDLYLKAGSLTEAAETFMKAGSFIKAAKTFQQAGNHTQAVHCFKKAGEFSQAAQVYATMGQHMAAAAEYFQAGEYEASATEYEKAEDWRRAAETHEKVKNFRRAGELYEKAGDEVRAAENFAHYFEDAMSRQGGLDEIGEDRAFALRAGKAFQELGDYSKASQIFEQAGYLVEAADALRESGELARAAQLYMRASEPLKAAQILEEAGEDVQAAKMRAEAALKSGDLRTAAERFRQAGDLERAVGLLEECEAWGDAAEVREELGDLEKAMELYERVERFGNAARCAESLGRLERASELYRQAQDLDGEIRVLVQQGDFFRAGRLQFEHRRHHEALETLQNIDSRDPIYPRAIELQGDILRAQGRFEKAYSRYRAALGMRDCNPSTLALFYKMGRVLEDEQDRTGALEHYNAILAVDKTYEDVSVRVKGLLGRGRKSTVPGTTSSGIFAAPDGVEGPRYEILEEVARGGMGIVYKARDTVLGRIVAFKILGENLRDNETAVKYFLREARAAAALSHPNIVTIFDAGEQDGEYYMAMEFVEGTTLKELIKKKGALPEDQVRYILVHCCRALQYAHSKGVIHRDIKSGNVMITREKALKIMDFGLAKFMREYQKEHTQQVGTPFYMSPEQIIGKNIDFRSDLYSLGCTIFECATGTVPFFKGDLSYHHVHTRPPTPRSINSTLSKDLERVILKMLEKNPDARYQSAKEIADAIMSPESA is encoded by the coding sequence GTGCCACAATTTTGGGACCTCCGAGTTCAAGGGATGTCTCATATCGATATCGCGGCTGGGAATCAGTCAGGTACGAACTGGTCATCCGTGTTTGGTGTGGTGGGCGGGATTTTTCTCGTGGCTCTGTGTCTGGTGGCCGCGTACTTCGCGTTTCGCTGGTTCAATGCGAATCGAGGCGGAGGCGCGAGCACATCGATGGACCTCGGCGACCGAAAGAAGATCAGAAATCATATTGAGTCGGGAAACTACGAAGCCGCGGGCGACCTCTACCTAAAGGCGGGATCGTTAACGGAGGCTGCCGAAACGTTCATGAAGGCCGGTAGTTTCATCAAAGCAGCAAAAACCTTTCAACAGGCTGGAAATCACACTCAGGCGGTTCACTGTTTTAAGAAAGCAGGGGAGTTTTCTCAAGCAGCTCAGGTCTATGCAACCATGGGACAGCACATGGCTGCTGCTGCTGAGTACTTTCAGGCAGGTGAGTATGAAGCTTCTGCTACTGAATACGAAAAAGCCGAGGACTGGCGCCGTGCTGCCGAGACGCATGAAAAGGTAAAGAACTTTCGGCGCGCTGGCGAACTCTATGAGAAAGCAGGGGACGAGGTCCGCGCGGCCGAGAATTTTGCTCATTATTTTGAAGACGCGATGAGTCGTCAGGGTGGGCTAGATGAGATCGGGGAGGACCGCGCATTTGCGCTTCGCGCCGGCAAAGCCTTTCAAGAGTTGGGCGATTATTCCAAGGCCAGTCAGATCTTTGAACAAGCGGGATATCTGGTCGAAGCGGCCGATGCGTTGAGAGAAAGTGGAGAGCTTGCTCGCGCGGCTCAGCTCTACATGAGGGCTTCAGAGCCTTTGAAGGCGGCACAGATACTCGAGGAGGCCGGTGAGGATGTTCAGGCCGCCAAAATGAGAGCTGAGGCTGCGCTGAAGTCTGGTGACTTGAGAACTGCGGCAGAGCGTTTTCGTCAAGCGGGTGATCTTGAGCGCGCGGTTGGGCTCCTCGAAGAGTGTGAAGCGTGGGGTGACGCGGCGGAAGTTCGCGAAGAACTCGGTGACCTAGAGAAGGCCATGGAACTCTATGAGCGCGTAGAGAGATTTGGCAATGCGGCGCGCTGTGCCGAGTCACTGGGGCGTCTCGAACGGGCGAGCGAACTTTATCGGCAGGCTCAAGACCTCGACGGAGAGATTCGGGTTTTGGTACAGCAGGGCGATTTTTTCCGCGCTGGGCGCCTGCAATTCGAACACCGCAGACACCACGAGGCGCTTGAAACCCTTCAGAATATCGATTCTCGAGACCCAATCTATCCACGTGCAATCGAGCTTCAGGGCGATATCCTGCGGGCACAGGGGCGTTTTGAGAAAGCCTATTCTAGATATCGGGCAGCGCTTGGAATGCGCGACTGCAATCCTTCGACGCTGGCCCTGTTTTACAAGATGGGGAGGGTGCTTGAAGATGAGCAAGACCGGACAGGCGCGCTCGAGCACTACAACGCGATACTCGCCGTGGATAAGACCTACGAAGATGTCTCTGTTCGCGTGAAGGGGCTTCTCGGTAGAGGGCGTAAGTCTACGGTTCCGGGTACGACCTCGAGCGGGATTTTTGCCGCACCCGATGGCGTCGAGGGGCCCAGATACGAGATTCTCGAAGAGGTTGCTCGCGGCGGAATGGGTATTGTGTATAAGGCCCGTGACACGGTCCTTGGCAGGATTGTGGCGTTCAAAATTCTAGGTGAGAACCTTCGGGATAATGAGACAGCCGTTAAGTATTTTCTACGGGAGGCGAGGGCGGCTGCGGCTCTCTCACACCCAAATATCGTGACGATCTTCGATGCTGGTGAACAAGATGGCGAATACTATATGGCCATGGAGTTCGTTGAGGGTACGACGCTCAAAGAGTTGATTAAAAAGAAGGGAGCTTTGCCTGAGGATCAGGTGCGCTACATCCTGGTGCATTGTTGTCGCGCGCTTCAATACGCTCATTCTAAGGGCGTGATTCACCGCGATATCAAATCCGGAAACGTGATGATCACGCGAGAAAAAGCTCTGAAGATCATGGATTTTGGACTCGCGAAGTTTATGCGTGAGTACCAAAAAGAGCATACACAACAGGTCGGAACGCCATTCTACATGTCCCCTGAGCAAATCATCGGGAAGAATATCGACTTCCGCTCTGACCTCTACAGCCTCGGCTGCACTATTTTTGAATGTGCGACGGGAACCGTTCCTTTCTTCAAAGGCGACCTCTCGTACCACCACGTTCACACGAGGCCACCGACTCCGCGTTCAATCAATTCCACGCTTTCAAAGGATTTGGAGCGGGTGATTCTGAAGATGTTGGAGAAGAATCCAGACGCTCGATACCAGTCGGCAAAAGAGATCGCCGATGCGATCATGAGCCCTGAGTCCGCCTAA
- a CDS encoding tetratricopeptide repeat protein gives MRVKTTTKLFALSLVLLTACESVDHMREAQMAFERAEYEETIEVTADVIEDNESHREARELKAAAHRKLALSAVESENFELALEHFVEAARAEPSRTRRGQDGLRASREAQDLGNQELAVEMAKLAVDADPSSMEIRVHAAKTLDNAGDATSAIPHYLWAWEVDRKELTMGLRLGALYAQNEAWSDSRAIYTRILEISPEHVQAGLGKAEACEKLRELECAEAQYRQLIEAFPENALLLFRYADFLDREGRTERAAEIRAKAQGELPATRERKLRPLKPSKR, from the coding sequence ATGAGAGTGAAAACTACCACGAAACTATTTGCATTGTCGCTCGTCCTCCTCACCGCTTGTGAAAGTGTTGACCATATGCGCGAGGCCCAGATGGCCTTTGAACGCGCCGAATACGAGGAGACGATTGAAGTTACTGCGGATGTTATCGAAGATAACGAAAGCCACCGAGAAGCACGCGAGCTCAAGGCCGCGGCCCATCGAAAACTCGCCCTAAGTGCGGTCGAAAGCGAGAACTTTGAGTTAGCACTCGAGCATTTCGTAGAGGCTGCACGAGCCGAACCCTCTCGCACACGTCGCGGCCAGGATGGACTTCGAGCCTCAAGGGAAGCTCAAGACTTGGGTAACCAGGAACTCGCGGTAGAGATGGCTAAACTCGCTGTGGATGCAGACCCTTCGTCGATGGAGATTCGCGTGCATGCGGCCAAAACCCTGGATAACGCCGGAGATGCGACGTCTGCGATTCCCCACTACCTCTGGGCCTGGGAGGTCGATCGCAAAGAGCTAACCATGGGTCTGAGGCTCGGGGCGCTCTACGCGCAGAATGAAGCGTGGTCAGACTCTCGGGCCATCTACACACGCATTCTTGAGATTTCACCCGAGCACGTCCAAGCAGGACTTGGCAAAGCAGAAGCGTGCGAAAAGCTGCGCGAGCTCGAGTGCGCGGAAGCTCAGTATCGCCAGCTCATAGAGGCCTTCCCGGAAAATGCGCTCCTGCTTTTCCGCTACGCTGACTTTTTAGACCGAGAAGGACGCACCGAACGCGCGGCCGAGATAAGGGCAAAAGCACAAGGCGAGCTACCCGCCACCCGTGAACGAAAGCTCCGCCCGCTAAAACCATCGAAACGTTGA
- the rsmA gene encoding 16S rRNA (adenine(1518)-N(6)/adenine(1519)-N(6))-dimethyltransferase RsmA: MSLPDASQLARTYGNSRKKQFGQHFLVDPQILGKICDLGGVKEGAQVVEVGPGCGTLTTSMLARGAEVMALEIDRDAAEFLREELSVDGFELIEGDALRFDWSQIQEGTIAVANLPYNVAVDLTFGMLESERFSSLTLMYQREVADRLVARAGDSSYGSLSVMVELWADTRKVMGLPPGAFVPPPKVHSAVVTFKPVQGSRIADKSLHEPFKKLVKTVFEVRRKTMLNGLKRFGVPPETGREALEKAGLDEKIRPERVSFDEFLALTVYLLDEGVISK, translated from the coding sequence GTGAGTCTTCCAGATGCGTCGCAATTGGCGCGGACCTATGGGAACTCGCGAAAGAAGCAATTCGGCCAACATTTCCTCGTGGACCCCCAAATCCTCGGAAAGATTTGTGATCTCGGCGGCGTTAAAGAAGGCGCCCAGGTTGTAGAAGTAGGGCCAGGATGCGGGACGTTGACCACGTCGATGTTGGCGCGAGGCGCCGAAGTCATGGCACTCGAGATCGACCGTGATGCTGCGGAATTCTTGCGCGAAGAGCTCAGCGTGGACGGCTTTGAGCTCATCGAGGGCGATGCGCTCAGGTTCGATTGGAGCCAGATCCAAGAGGGCACCATCGCCGTGGCAAATTTGCCCTATAATGTGGCAGTGGACCTGACGTTCGGCATGTTGGAAAGTGAGCGCTTTTCTAGCCTTACGTTGATGTATCAACGCGAGGTCGCCGACAGACTCGTCGCCCGAGCAGGTGATTCTTCGTATGGGTCCCTTTCGGTCATGGTCGAGCTCTGGGCCGACACGCGAAAGGTGATGGGGCTTCCCCCTGGTGCCTTTGTGCCGCCGCCAAAGGTCCATAGCGCCGTAGTTACATTCAAGCCTGTGCAGGGGTCGAGAATCGCCGACAAATCGCTACACGAGCCGTTTAAGAAGCTTGTGAAGACGGTCTTTGAAGTGCGTCGCAAGACCATGTTGAACGGTTTGAAGCGATTTGGGGTCCCGCCTGAAACTGGTCGTGAAGCTCTAGAGAAGGCTGGATTGGACGAAAAAATCCGCCCAGAGCGGGTCTCATTTGACGAATTTCTCGCCCTTACGGTCTATCTGCTCGATGAAGGCGTGATCTCAAAATAA
- a CDS encoding matrixin family metalloprotease, whose product MKVWVVLTLLLLSFDVSAWVPTTTCTEFGAFRCKAGEVPKQVKWNARCVSYYLHEAGSAAVPTEDGILSDELLSAVNLGFEAWHEVECSDLQILYGGETDDSRAAADGKANIVVWRDDEWPEGYSRTAFALTSVTYNAETGHIVDADIELNGEFHNFTVGDDNPEVDVQNTLTHEVGHFIGLDHTPEMTATMFASAAIGETRKRTLEQDDIDGLCAIYPRLTERRTCDAPPPHVFEEDVEEGCCATAPAKRTSTPLALLFGLLGLIILRSRLHRADRP is encoded by the coding sequence ATGAAAGTCTGGGTTGTTCTTACGCTACTCCTCTTGTCTTTTGACGTATCGGCCTGGGTTCCAACCACCACTTGTACCGAATTCGGAGCTTTTCGATGTAAGGCTGGAGAGGTCCCAAAACAGGTGAAGTGGAACGCACGCTGTGTGAGCTACTATCTCCATGAGGCTGGAAGCGCCGCCGTACCCACCGAAGACGGGATTCTTTCTGACGAGCTACTCTCAGCGGTAAATCTGGGCTTCGAAGCCTGGCATGAAGTTGAGTGTTCTGACCTCCAGATTCTCTACGGGGGCGAAACCGACGATTCGCGCGCCGCCGCGGACGGAAAAGCCAATATTGTGGTCTGGCGAGACGACGAGTGGCCCGAGGGCTACAGCCGAACGGCATTCGCACTGACGAGCGTGACGTATAACGCTGAAACGGGCCATATCGTAGATGCGGACATTGAGTTGAACGGAGAATTCCATAACTTCACGGTCGGTGACGACAACCCAGAAGTGGACGTGCAAAACACGCTGACCCACGAAGTGGGGCACTTCATCGGCTTGGACCACACGCCCGAGATGACCGCCACCATGTTTGCATCAGCTGCGATCGGAGAGACCAGGAAGCGAACGCTCGAACAAGACGATATCGACGGTTTGTGCGCCATCTATCCGCGGCTTACAGAACGTCGAACTTGCGATGCCCCGCCCCCTCATGTTTTTGAAGAAGACGTTGAAGAAGGTTGTTGCGCTACCGCTCCCGCAAAGCGCACTAGCACCCCGCTCGCCCTACTCTTCGGATTGCTCGGCTTGATTATTTTGAGATCACGCCTTCATCGAGCAGATAGACCGTAA
- a CDS encoding phosphatase PAP2 family protein, whose amino-acid sequence MFSKFFLVRFLCALIAFSFVSPSVVEAQDSTKSSKKKKSSKKTKKEEPPPEEPEVEDEAAAKAEELEAAVAEEAEEVVEEEPAAESVFATSSIADIEAEKRAEKIAAERIPREANFSGAGLVLDTTVLALGGVLTFMGQDLVGTTDPSFGAPQRGSWDYDISLKFHGDLAEGSGFLFGVGDIAGYAVVGVPALALGSTYLWLMLNEEPILATQSRNVDHAFWGFFRTMAWTSLSVGITKTLFARQRPYQAFVRTAYGDSDVNDSFVSTLTTFAFASASYSSWGLRDWMVNDLGYSNFAGTLIPFGTFYGLATLTAVAQIYQQEAYFSDVLVGGLIGSLVGNLVYATHFDHLGTPETRISTLPYFSEDGAGLALSGRF is encoded by the coding sequence GTGTTTTCAAAGTTTTTTCTAGTTCGCTTCCTTTGCGCGTTGATAGCTTTCTCTTTCGTTTCTCCAAGCGTGGTTGAAGCCCAAGACTCGACGAAGTCCTCCAAGAAGAAAAAGTCTTCGAAGAAAACCAAGAAGGAAGAGCCACCGCCTGAGGAACCTGAAGTTGAAGACGAGGCTGCGGCTAAGGCGGAGGAACTCGAGGCTGCAGTTGCCGAAGAAGCCGAAGAGGTTGTTGAGGAAGAGCCCGCCGCTGAAAGTGTCTTTGCCACAAGCTCGATCGCAGACATCGAAGCAGAGAAGCGCGCCGAAAAAATCGCCGCAGAGCGTATCCCCCGCGAAGCGAACTTCTCGGGAGCCGGACTTGTGCTGGATACGACGGTTCTTGCGCTGGGCGGCGTGCTCACATTCATGGGGCAAGACCTTGTCGGAACCACCGACCCATCGTTTGGCGCACCACAGCGTGGCAGTTGGGACTACGATATTTCCCTTAAGTTTCACGGCGATCTCGCTGAAGGCTCGGGCTTCCTTTTTGGAGTTGGAGACATCGCCGGATACGCTGTAGTCGGCGTTCCGGCCCTCGCTCTGGGCTCAACGTACCTCTGGCTCATGCTAAACGAAGAGCCGATCTTAGCGACTCAATCTCGCAACGTTGACCACGCGTTTTGGGGCTTCTTTCGCACCATGGCTTGGACTTCCTTGTCCGTAGGCATCACCAAGACCTTGTTCGCGCGCCAACGCCCCTACCAAGCATTCGTTCGCACGGCCTACGGAGATAGCGACGTCAACGACTCTTTCGTTTCCACGCTCACCACCTTTGCCTTTGCGTCGGCTTCCTATTCCTCATGGGGCCTCAGAGACTGGATGGTCAACGATCTTGGGTATTCGAATTTTGCGGGGACTCTGATTCCGTTCGGAACTTTCTACGGCCTGGCTACGCTCACAGCTGTAGCGCAAATCTACCAGCAAGAAGCCTACTTCTCCGACGTCCTCGTCGGTGGTCTTATTGGGTCTTTGGTTGGGAATTTGGTGTACGCCACCCACTTCGACCATCTGGGAACTCCCGAAACCAGAATCTCCACCCTTCCCTACTTCTCAGAGGACGGCGCGGGTCTCGCACTCAGCGGTCGTTTCTAG
- a CDS encoding GldG family protein: MKKLLLLGLVGILSCAEDVEEPYVRPPKDSDEPWVLVDVYHTTKQNPVDYRLDKDEFGYQGVFGFWRAFEHLKNNEYNWTAIRTEPFSAPRLEGFDVIFINLLSEDRPDFTDEEIDVILEFVENGGGLFVIADHTNVYRHAERINRFLIPMGIEVTYHTATDQPPEYAVAGLGWTLTWDFVPHPVTQDLEMISLQTGGPMISESGGLAFTSEGSFADYWDPNAGGGLFGNWRWDGINTVHTLTLDEEITESARFAFSIEGVPVEYTSGAEETPAEIVTAIAEAINASSELEGVVTATPSQNTGTVRIKAVAEWKAFESAWTEGPATLEETLPLEALEKKGPLEVVAAEEYGQGRVVVAGDQNMFGDAWLHFGDNFEFFMNAMEWAAKMDGAETPLRDIKPMGINIGLYQTKTNFKAGRNSNEGFFAFFTNANRDLDVTARATTRLEATDDIMFVMTPEEEFTQDELTALSQYTRDGKKLVVTFSPDQINQVTTQVLQHVAPGFDLNGRTLDDPTFGANTSSILTGPLPALSEKLDVGGLEIADYEEGEDSAARIFNITSTWGESLVQAGETDVVDVARTLKTPEGGEIIIWMQDGMFRGRSMGSYLGNPKEWNRPQIELHYRLFDYLKRTEEE, encoded by the coding sequence TTCGGACGAGCCTTGGGTTTTAGTGGACGTGTATCACACCACAAAACAGAACCCCGTCGACTATCGGCTCGACAAAGATGAGTTTGGATATCAGGGAGTCTTTGGATTTTGGAGGGCATTCGAGCACCTCAAAAATAACGAATACAATTGGACGGCCATAAGAACCGAACCGTTTTCGGCCCCACGGCTCGAAGGGTTCGATGTTATCTTCATCAATCTACTCTCCGAGGATCGACCTGATTTCACCGACGAAGAGATCGACGTGATCTTAGAGTTCGTAGAGAACGGTGGTGGCCTCTTTGTTATCGCGGATCATACCAACGTGTACAGGCATGCGGAGAGGATTAACCGCTTCTTGATTCCGATGGGTATAGAAGTCACCTACCACACCGCCACAGATCAGCCGCCTGAGTACGCCGTTGCGGGACTCGGGTGGACACTTACCTGGGACTTTGTGCCGCATCCTGTCACCCAAGATCTGGAGATGATCAGCCTTCAGACCGGTGGCCCCATGATCTCCGAATCTGGCGGGCTCGCTTTTACTTCTGAGGGCTCTTTTGCTGACTATTGGGATCCCAACGCAGGTGGTGGTCTCTTTGGAAACTGGCGTTGGGACGGCATCAACACCGTTCATACGTTGACGTTGGACGAGGAGATTACTGAGTCAGCGCGTTTCGCGTTTAGCATCGAAGGTGTTCCGGTGGAGTACACGTCAGGCGCTGAAGAAACGCCTGCCGAAATCGTGACAGCCATCGCAGAAGCCATCAACGCCTCGAGTGAGCTCGAAGGGGTGGTAACGGCAACGCCTAGCCAAAACACGGGTACCGTAAGAATCAAGGCCGTCGCCGAATGGAAGGCCTTTGAATCTGCATGGACCGAAGGCCCCGCCACGCTCGAAGAGACTCTCCCTCTGGAAGCTTTAGAGAAGAAAGGCCCGCTCGAAGTGGTAGCCGCAGAGGAATACGGCCAGGGTCGCGTCGTGGTTGCGGGCGACCAAAACATGTTCGGAGACGCCTGGCTCCATTTTGGGGACAACTTCGAGTTCTTCATGAATGCGATGGAATGGGCCGCAAAAATGGACGGGGCCGAGACGCCGTTGCGCGACATCAAGCCGATGGGTATCAATATCGGCCTCTATCAAACCAAAACAAACTTCAAAGCGGGTCGTAACTCCAACGAAGGATTCTTCGCGTTCTTCACCAACGCCAACCGAGATCTGGACGTGACTGCGCGTGCCACGACCCGGCTCGAAGCGACCGATGACATCATGTTCGTGATGACGCCCGAAGAGGAGTTCACTCAAGATGAACTCACCGCTCTCAGCCAATACACACGGGACGGGAAAAAGTTGGTGGTGACATTCAGCCCAGATCAAATCAATCAGGTAACGACACAGGTCTTGCAGCACGTGGCTCCTGGTTTTGACCTGAATGGCCGCACGCTTGACGACCCGACATTTGGCGCCAACACGAGCTCAATTTTGACAGGCCCTTTGCCTGCACTCTCAGAGAAGCTGGACGTAGGTGGCCTAGAGATTGCCGACTACGAGGAAGGCGAGGATAGCGCCGCTCGTATCTTCAATATCACTTCCACCTGGGGAGAGTCGCTGGTTCAAGCAGGTGAGACCGACGTGGTTGATGTTGCCAGAACGCTAAAAACACCAGAAGGTGGAGAAATCATCATCTGGATGCAAGATGGTATGTTTAGAGGTCGCTCGATGGGGTCCTATCTAGGAAACCCAAAGGAATGGAACCGACCTCAGATCGAGTTACACTATCGTCTCTTTGATTACCTCAAGCGTACCGAAGAAGAATGA